One part of the Lachnospiraceae bacterium JLR.KK002 genome encodes these proteins:
- a CDS encoding helix-turn-helix transcriptional regulator, which yields MKIREIGRMIYTLRTEKEISQEDLCRGICSVATLCRLESGERRPDILIFNALCQRLGKTMDNIGITLTLEEFEYVVEQRNIEISLSLKEYERGERELQEQERRVGDHPLKRQELHRQYAMLYLLWKQDERKVKEHILEAVTSTIPDFRETARRDFTVFASDFRKKLMTRLWLSETETGLLLLYGYLREKEGEESRDLLECIRDYIQWKVTDSESQNRQMAQAMYLLAKNSGKRGQWQECLEFCETVIAAEGKTGSPGLMERALALELCCLDHGVFCKNQNLRKKQYQVLQSVLQEYGGEMAEETSLFLFRSSFQEKQMVDELLHYARIRKELSQETLSEGICAPETLSRIETGKRNPTVKHFYGLMQKLGLELGYYNTYFDVERFETLEKGRQLQRLLVLGEFRQAEEKLREIETEIDRTKVRNMQYLTFNHAVLERELYHGNLEELAHRIEQALELTLDRKEERFRIYYQPTQIEISLLNQQAVLYRLMGNQQESVKILESLYEYYHRGIGNCETSSKS from the coding sequence ATGAAGATAAGGGAAATCGGGAGAATGATATACACGCTGAGAACCGAAAAAGAGATTTCTCAGGAGGACCTGTGCAGAGGAATCTGCTCTGTGGCGACTCTGTGCCGGCTGGAGTCCGGGGAGCGGCGGCCGGACATTCTTATTTTCAATGCATTATGCCAGCGTCTGGGCAAAACCATGGACAATATCGGCATTACTCTGACGCTGGAAGAATTTGAATATGTGGTGGAGCAGAGAAATATTGAGATTTCCCTTTCCCTGAAAGAGTATGAGCGCGGAGAACGGGAATTGCAGGAACAGGAGAGACGTGTGGGAGACCATCCCCTGAAAAGGCAGGAGCTTCACAGGCAGTATGCCATGCTTTATCTGCTGTGGAAACAGGATGAGCGGAAAGTAAAAGAACATATTCTGGAGGCGGTCACGTCAACCATCCCGGATTTCCGGGAGACGGCCCGGCGGGATTTTACAGTATTCGCTTCTGATTTTCGGAAAAAGCTGATGACGCGGCTGTGGCTGAGTGAGACGGAGACAGGACTTTTGCTGCTGTATGGTTATCTCAGGGAAAAAGAGGGAGAAGAAAGCCGGGATTTGCTGGAATGTATTCGGGATTATATTCAGTGGAAGGTAACGGATTCGGAATCCCAAAATCGCCAGATGGCGCAGGCGATGTATCTGCTGGCAAAAAACAGCGGGAAACGGGGACAATGGCAGGAATGTCTGGAATTCTGTGAGACAGTGATTGCAGCAGAAGGAAAAACAGGTTCCCCTGGACTGATGGAACGGGCGCTGGCGTTGGAACTGTGCTGCCTGGACCATGGAGTGTTCTGTAAAAACCAGAACCTGAGAAAGAAACAGTATCAGGTCTTGCAGTCTGTGTTGCAGGAATATGGCGGGGAAATGGCAGAAGAAACTTCTTTGTTCCTGTTTCGCAGCAGTTTTCAGGAGAAACAGATGGTGGATGAACTGCTCCATTATGCCAGAATACGAAAGGAACTGTCTCAGGAGACATTAAGCGAAGGCATATGCGCACCGGAAACTCTGTCACGGATTGAAACCGGGAAGCGGAATCCTACGGTAAAACATTTCTATGGACTGATGCAGAAGCTGGGGCTGGAACTGGGGTATTACAATACATATTTTGATGTGGAGAGATTCGAGACTCTGGAAAAGGGCAGGCAGCTGCAGCGATTGCTTGTACTGGGAGAATTTCGTCAGGCAGAGGAGAAGCTGCGGGAAATTGAAACCGAAATAGATAGAACGAAAGTAAGAAACATGCAGTATCTGACATTTAACCATGCTGTTCTGGAACGCGAACTGTATCATGGAAATCTGGAGGAACTGGCCCACAGGATAGAACAGGCACTGGAACTGACCCTTGACCGGAAAGAGGAACGTTTCCGAATTTATTATCAGCCCACTCAGATTGAGATTTCTTTGTTAAATCAACAGGCTGTATTATATCGTTTGATGGGAAACCAGCAGGAATCCGTAAAGATTTTGGAGTCTTTGTATGAATATTATCACAGAGGAATAGGTAATTGCGAAACAAGTTCAAAATCTTGA
- a CDS encoding class B sortase, with protein MWSRWQIGILAFLTAVLLLDIVLYGHNMSDGSMFGELKKYKDRTFYEKHPNFEFDTLYEKSMYQIAAVLVTDVSDIQDFCYYDFHNYDEQEFQKCMDFIRKNRLYDTGYQFVYGEFFVMLSTCNGHDTDSRLVLVGVEQAL; from the coding sequence TTGTGGAGCAGATGGCAGATTGGAATTCTGGCGTTTCTTACGGCTGTTTTATTGTTGGATATTGTGTTATATGGACATAATATGAGCGATGGGAGTATGTTTGGAGAATTAAAAAAATATAAAGACAGAACCTTTTACGAGAAACACCCCAATTTTGAATTTGACACCCTTTATGAGAAATCCATGTATCAGATTGCAGCAGTGCTGGTAACGGACGTGTCAGATATACAGGACTTCTGTTACTACGATTTTCATAATTACGATGAGCAGGAGTTTCAGAAATGTATGGATTTTATCAGAAAAAATCGGCTTTATGATACAGGTTACCAGTTTGTATATGGAGAATTTTTTGTAATGCTTTCTACCTGTAACGGGCATGATACAGACAGCAGGCTGGTTCTTGTGGGAGTGGAACAGGCATTATGA
- a CDS encoding metal-dependent transcriptional regulator, producing the protein MKTSESAENYLETILILSRKLPVVRSIDVSVELGFKKSSVSVAMKNLREKGHITVSDAGYITLTESGRDIAEMIYERHRFLSGWLTSLGVDEKIAAEDACRMEHVISRESFAAIKKAVEHNFSL; encoded by the coding sequence ATGAAAACCAGTGAATCTGCAGAAAATTATCTGGAAACCATTTTAATTCTGAGCCGGAAACTGCCCGTGGTCCGTTCCATAGACGTATCGGTGGAACTGGGCTTTAAGAAATCCAGCGTCAGCGTAGCCATGAAGAATCTGCGGGAAAAAGGTCATATTACCGTTTCTGATGCAGGCTATATCACCTTAACGGAATCGGGACGTGACATTGCAGAAATGATTTACGAACGCCACCGTTTTCTCTCCGGCTGGCTCACCAGCCTGGGCGTGGACGAAAAAATTGCGGCAGAAGACGCCTGCCGCATGGAACATGTTATCAGCCGGGAGAGCTTTGCAGCTATCAAGAAAGCTGTGGAACATAATTTTTCTTTGTGA